One region of Populus trichocarpa isolate Nisqually-1 chromosome 4, P.trichocarpa_v4.1, whole genome shotgun sequence genomic DNA includes:
- the LOC112327274 gene encoding uncharacterized protein LOC112327274, producing the protein MEDEARAYREAHFQEELDSLKDSVARLTGLLEQVLRNTSGEGPSTRLAPLPTNQPEEVMGEHAQEPQHNPVFMQSPTPVPPVPTPVPIVMDAFVNESHKTKPSEDVDQDKMAALEARIRAIEGIDLYDPVRAVEMCLVPNVVVPKKFRVPEFIKYTGTQCPVTHLKSYCNKMAEVVHDEKLLMHFFQDSLSGAALSWYMRLDNTRIHTWKDLVDAFIKQYKYNMDIAPDRTSLSNLEKGDKESIREYAQRWRDLAAQVHPPLLEKEMVALFANTLKAPYYEHVMGSSAQQFTDSVAVAERIEQGVKSGRISAPVEKRGFGVKKREIDHVESSYRSKKGPFQTYNPQSSPPQVANTNFNFPSPARKLEPQSHQVKNQAESFPKRNYQRTSEQLPPLPLPLNEMYQKLLSIGQVVPVPLIPLQPPYPSWYKPDLTCEYHAGIAGHSIHTCNAFKRKLLQLIKAGWIAFEDAPNVNANPLPNHASGSGSVNMLEEGHSKILKVSMDRIYQMMVDARYEEGSEKCCELHNERGHMINHCEGFHKKVMQMMSRGMLRIEKATNEEVFMMEAPKKEVCRVQFTTGKPPRLVLSKPVVEYKGNYSALPHNYGYSFKSTPQPPIFQAEIGGLTRSGRCFTPEELEKQRKAKGKEGADVTEEINKSVTEEETNEFLKLMKHSEYSVVEQLKKTPARISLFSLILSSEPHRKALQKVLNEAYVPQEINQETMEHLVGRIQASNYIYFTEDELSPDGTGHNKPLYITVRCKDILIGKVLIDNGSALNVLPMHVLKEMPVDESHMKPSTLMARAYDGSPRPIIGTLEVELYMGPQMFLITLQVMDIHPSYSILLGRPWIHAAGAVTSSLHQCLKYIMNGMLITVKAEETVSMIRNVAIPFIEAEDCRDGYIHAFEIVNAEWVPEGTVLRKPKIPETAKMAAKYFLKNGAPYQCNLETRMPSLIKPNCANQRFGLGYKPKKDDYKRVTQVKREARMARIEGREPEKEEFVIPPLRVSFPRAAEVIRSGIVDLHINTLESQEEKRIEEADLEIKDEVLPQLSIHTIDQPPARFFVRRLAEGEVYQNWKMEPAPIVFKKNSESSIDPQNHCTKNNWPNFDNMIAMDDEEWEEEDLKEFTRLVENSEKSWEPASEKLEVINVGDEQDNKELKIGTLVTTEERNRLVSLLREYVDVFAWTYADMPGLDTDIVVHKIPLIEGSKPIKQKTRRMRPDMLLKVKSEIRKQWDAGFLDVVQYPQWVANVVVVPKKDGKIRVCVDYRDLNKASPKDDFPLPYIDILVDNAARNATYSFMDGFSGYNQIRMAEEDKEKTTFVTPWGTFCYKVMPFGLKNAGATYQRAMVTLFHDLMHQEVEVYVDDILAKSKKEEDHVQVLRRLFERLRKFQLKLNPAKCSFRVKTGKLLGFIVSGRGIEVDPDKAKAIQEMPAPRTEKEVRSFLGRLNYIARFISQLTVTCEPIFRLLRKKNPGVWDDDCQEAFDKIKRYLQNPPLLVPPTPGRPLILYLTVTETAMGCVLGQHDESGRKEQAIYYLSKKFNDCESRYTTIERLCCALVWSAKRLRQYMLYYTTWLISKLDPLKYICEKPYLSSRIARWQVLLAEYDIVFMTRKAVKGSIIADHLADHAMENYEPLNFDLPDEDVIVVEDENGENDQWTLYFDGAVNVSGNGAGAVVISPENKQYPVSTRLLFECTNNTAEYEACIIGLEAALELKANKLEVFGDSLLIICQVKGEWQTKDEKLKLYQSYLLKLADEFEEIKFTHVSRDKNQFADALATLASMTQVDAKSRIQPINIEARSFQAHCYFIEESPDGKPWYNDIKEFLQHREYPEGISKTDKKTLRRMTMGFYLDGEILYKRSFDGTLLRCLNENEIEQALKEVHEGICATHANGHTMVKQIQRAGYFWLTMERDCVDYVRKCHKCQIYGDKINAPPTPLFNVISPWPFDMWGLDVIGPINPKASNGHRFILVAIDYFTKWVEASSYAHVTQKVVKRFIEKDLVCRYGLLARLVTDNAQNFNGKLIDELCTKWKIKHLNSSPYRPKMNGAVEAANKNLKKIIQKMVITYKDWHEMLPYALHAYRTTVRTSTNATPYSLVYGMEAVVPLEIEIPSLRILKDAGLDESEWARSRFEQLNLIDERRLAAICHHQLYQSRIAKAYNKKVKPRVFEEGDLVLRKISLASGEDQSKWAPNYEGPYVVKKAFSGGALILTNMDGRDLPRPVNSDVVKKYYA; encoded by the exons ATGGAAGATGAAGCACGTGCTTACCGTGAGGCTCATTTCCAAGAAGAGTTGGACTCTTTAAAGGACAGTGTGGCTCGCCTCACCGGCTTACTCGAGCAAGTACTAAGGAATACCTCGGGTGAAGGTCCTTCAACTAGGCTTGCTCCTCTCCCAACAAACCAACCTGAAGAGGTAATGGGAGAACATGCGCAGGAACCCCAACACAATCCGGTTTTCATGCAGTCGCCAACACCCGTACCACCTGTACCAACACCAGTACCAATTGTCATGGATGCATTCGTTAATGAGTCCCACAAAACTAAGCCATCTGAGGATGTTGATCAAGACAAGATGGCAGCACTAGAGGCCAGGATTAGGGCCATTGAGGGAATAGACTTATATGACCCTGTGCGAGCTGTAGAAATGTGTCTAGTCCCTAATGTGGTGGTACCAAAGAAATTTCGAGTTCCGGAATTTATCAAATACACCGGCACTCAATGCCCTGTTACCCATCTCAAATCTTATTGCAACAAAATGGCAGAAGTGGTTCACGATGAAAAACTACTAATGCATTTCTTCCAAGACAGCTTGAGTGGAGCGGCATTGAGTTGGTATATGAGGTTAGATAATACCAGGATCCATACATGGAAGGACCTTGTGGATGCTTTCATCAAGCAATATAAATACAACATGGATATTGCTCCTGACAGAACCAGTTTGTCTAACTTGGAGAAAGGAGATAAAGAAAGCATAAGAGAGTATGCTCAAAGATGGAGAGATTTGGCAGCACAAGTCCACCCCCCTCTCTTGGAAAAGGAAATGGTTGCTCTGTTTGCTAATACACTAAAAGCACCATACTATGAGCACGTGATGGGTAGTTCGGCCCAACAATTCACGGATTCTGTGGCCGTAGCTGAACGAATAGAACAAGGAGTAAAGAGTGGAAGAATCTCTGCACCTGTGGAGAAAAGAGGTTTCGGAGTGAAGAAGAGAGAGATCGACCATGTCGAAAGTAGTTACAGAAGCAAGAAAGGCCCTTTCCAAACATATAACCCTCAATCCTCTCCACCCCAAGTTGCCAACACCAACTTCAATTTTCCAAGTCCAGCCAGAAAACTTGAACCCCAAAGCCACCAAGTAAAAAACCAAGCTGAAAGTTTCCCCAAAAGAAACTACCAAAGAACCTCAGAACAATTGCCTCCGTTACCGTTACCCCTAAATGAGATGTACCAAAAGCTGCTAAGTATTGGGCAAGTAGTCCCTGTGCCTTTGATACCCCTCCAACCACCTTACCCCAGCTGGTATAAACCAGATCTCACTTGCGAATACCATGCCGGTATAGCTGGACACAGCATCCATACTTGCAATGCCTTCAAGAGAAAACTTTTGCAACTGATCAAAGCAGGATGGATAGCATTTGAAGATGCCCCTAATGTCAATGCAAACCCTCTACCTAATCATGCTTCGGGTAGTGGGTCTGTAAACATGTTAGAAGAGGGACACTCAAAAATCTTAAAGGTGTCAATGGATAGGATCTATCAAATGATGGTAGATGCAAGGTATGAAGAAGGTAGCGAGAAATGTTGTGAACTTCATAATGAAAGAGGCCACATGATCAACCATTGCGAGGGCTTTCATAAAAAAGTGATGCAAATGATGAGTCGAGGAATGCTGCGAATTGAGAAAGCAACAAATGAAGAGGTGTTCATGATGGAGGCACCAAAGAAAGAGGTGTGTCGAGTGCAATTCACTACCGGAAAGCCACCCAGATTGGTCTTGTCCAAACCAGTAGTGGAATATAAAGGGAACTATAGTGCTTTACCTCACAACTATGGGTACTCTTTCAAAAGCACTCCACAACCGCCTATCTTTCAAGCAGAAATTGGGGGTTTGACCCGTAGTGGCAGATGTTTCACCCCAGAAGAgttggaaaaacaaagaaaggctAAGGGAAAAGAAGGGGCTGATGTAACTgaagaaataaacaaatctGTCACGGAAGAGGAAACCAACGAATTCCTAAAGCTGATGAAACACAGTGAATATAGTGTTGTTGAACAGCTCAAGAAAACACCAGCCAGAATATCGTTATTTTCTCTGATTCTAAGCTCTGAGCCACATAGAAAGGCTTTACAAAAAGTATTGAATGAAGCATATGTTCCTcaagaaatcaatcaagaaaccaTGGAACATTTAGTGGGAAGAATCCAGGCCTCAAATTATATATACTTCACTGAAGATGAATTGAGTCCTGATGGTACTGGGCACAACAAGCCGTTATACATTACGGTGCGTTGCAAGGATATTCTGATCGGAAAGGTGCTCATTGACAATGGTTCTGCATTGAACGTCCTACCAATGCATGTGTTGAAAGAAATGCCTGTCGATGAGTCACACATGAAGCCTAGCACCTTGATGGCGAGAGCATATGACGGTTCGCCAAGACCGATCATTGGGACCCTAGAAGTAGAGCTATATATGGGGCCACAAATGTTCTTGATAACATTACAAGTAATGGACATTCATCCATCTTACAGCATACTATTAGGAAGGCCATGGATTCATGCAGCTGGAGCAGTGACTTCTTCATTGCACCAATGTTTGAAGTATATCATGAACGGAATGCTTATAACTGTCAAGGCTGAAGAGACAGTTTCCATGATAAGAAATGTGGCCATACCTTTTATTGAAGCAGAAGATTGTAGAGATGGGTATattcatgcttttgaaattgtgaATGCAGAATGGGTTCCTGAAGGAACAGTGCTAAGAAAGCCTAAAATCCCAGAAACGGCAAAGATGGCTGCTAAGTACTTTTTAAAGAATGGGGCTCCTTATCAATGTAATCTTGAGACCAGAATGCCTAGCCTGATCAAGCCAAACTGTGCAAATCAAAGATTTGGGCTTGGATATAAGCCCAAGAAAGATGATTACAAGCGGGTCACTCAGGTTAAAAGAGAAGCAAGAATGGCGAGGATTGAAGGAAGAGAGCCAGAAAAAGAGGAATTTGTCATCCCACCACTCCGAGTGTCTTTCCCAAGGGCTGCAGAAGTGATTAGATCTGGCATAGTGGATCTTCACATCAATACCTTGGAGAGCCAAGAAGAAAAACGAATAGAGGAAGCGGATCTGGAGATAAAGGATGAGGTTTTGCCACAGCTCTCCATTCACACCATTGATCAACCTCCTGCCAGATTTTTCGTGCGAAGATTGGCTGAAGGGGAGGTGTACCAGAACTGGAAGATGGAGCCTGCTCCTATTgtgtttaaaaa GAATTCTGAAAGTTCCATCGATCCACAAAATCATTGCACTAAGAATAATTGGCCAAACTTTGATAATATGATTGCAATGGATGATGAAGAATGGGAGGAGGAAGATCTAAAAGAGTTTACTAGGCTGGTAGAAAACTCAGAAAAATCCTGGGAACCGGCCAGTGAGAAACTAGAAGTCATTAACGTCGGAGATGAACAAGATAATAAGGAATTAAAGATTGGCACTCTTGTCACAACTGAAGAAAGAAATAGACTAGTCTCTCTATTACGCGAGTATGTAGATGTTTTTGCCTGGACTTATGCCGACATGCCTGGTCTAGATACTGACATAGTTGTACATAAGATTCCTTTAATCGAAGGGAGCAAGCCAATTAAGCAGAAAACCAGACGAATGCGCCCGGACATGTTACTCAAGGTAAAGTCCGAGATACGAAAACAGTGGGATGCAGGGTTTCTAGATGTAGTCCAATATCCACAATGGGTGGCTAATGTGGTCGTAGTCCCAAAAAAGGATGGGAAGATTCGGGTGTGTGTGGACTATAGAGATTTGAACAAGGCGAGCCCAAAAGATGATTTTCCTTTGCCCTATATAGACATTCTCGTTGATAATGCTGCAAGAAATGCTACCTATTCTTTTATGGATGGATTCTCTGGTTATAATCAAATTAGAATGGCTGAAGAAGATAAAGAGAAGACCACTTTTGTCACACCATGGGGAACGTTTTGCTACAAAGTAATgccatttggattgaagaatgcTGGAGCCACatatcaaagagcaatggttACCCTATTCCACGATTTGATGCACCAAGAAGTGGAAGTTTATGTGGATGACATACttgcaaaatcaaagaaagaggaagatCATGTGCAAGTGTTAAGAAGACTATTTGAAAGGCTTCGAAAATTCCAGCTAAAGTTGAACCCTGCAAAATGCTCATTCAGGGTGAAGACAGGAAAATTATTGGGCTTCATTGTGAGTGGTCGAGGAATAGAAGTTGATCCTGATAAAGCTAAAGCTATCCAGGAGATGCCTGCTCCTAGAACAGAAAAGGAAGTACGAAGTTTTCTCGGGCGCCTGAATTACATAGCTCGATTTATATCCCAGTTGACGGTGACTTGTGAACCAATCTTTCGTTTGCTCAGAAAGAAAAATCCTGGAGTATGGGATGATGATTGTCAAGAAGCCTTCGATAAAATAAAGAGGTACTTGCAAAACCCACCATTACTAGTACCGCCAACACCGGGGAGGCCTTTGATCCTGTACTTGACAGTAACAGAAACAGCTATGGGCTGCGTGTTGGGACAACATGATGAGTCAGGAAGGAAAGAGCAAGCTATCTACTACTTgagtaaaaaattcaatgactGTGAGTCGAGATATACAACAATTGAAAGGTTGTGTTGTGCCTTGGTTTGGAGTGCAAAAAGACTCCGGCAGTATATGCTATACTACACAACctggttgatttcaaaattagatCCGCTCAAGTATATTTGTGAAAAGCCTTATCTGTCAAGTAGAATAGCAAGGTGGCAAGTGTTGTTGGCAGAATATGACATTGTCTTTATGACAAGAAAAGCTGTAAAAGGAAGCATAATTGCCGATCATCTCGCAGATCATGCCATGGAAAACTACGAGCCGCTAAACTTTGACCTCCCAGATGAAGATGTGATAGTAGTCGAAGATGAAAATGGGGAAAACGATCAGTGGACCCTCTACTTTGATGGGGCAGTAAATGTATCGGGGAATGGAGCTGGAGCTGTAGTGATTTCCCCAGAAAATAAGCAGTATCCCGTTTCAACAAGGTTACTGTTTGAATGTACCAATAACACTGCCGAGTACGAAGCCTGCATCATTGGCCTGGAGGCTGCTCTAGAACTTAAGGCCAATAAGCTCGAGGTCTTTGGGGATTCCTTACTAATCATCTGCCAAGTCAAAGGTGAATGGCAAACCAAGGATGAGAAGTTGAAGTTGTATCAAAGTTATCTCTTGAAGTTAGCcgatgaatttgaagaaatcaAATTCACCCATGTAAGCAGAGATAAGAATCAGTTTGCTGATGCCTTAGCAACCTTAGCTTCGATGACACAAGTTGATGCTAAAAGCAGGATACAACCAATAAATATCGAGGCCAGAAGCTTTCAAGCTCATTGTTACTTCATTGAAGAATCTCCAGATGGGAAACCATGGTACAATGATATCAAAGAGTTTCTCCAGCATCGAGAATATCCTGAAGGGATTTCCAAGACAGATAAAAAGACTTTGAGAAGAATGACTATGGGTTTTTACTTGGATGGGGAAATCTTATATAAAAGGTCATTTGATGGGACTCTGCTCAGATGTTTGAATGAAAATGAGATTGAACAAGCATTAAAAGAAGTCCATGAGGGGATCTGCGCTACACATGCTAATGGGCATACAATGGTGAAACAAATTCAAAGGGCTGGATACTTCTGGTTGACCATGGAGAGAGATTGTGTAGACTATGTGAGAAAATGCCATAAGTGTCAAATATATGGCGACAAGATAAATGCGCCTCCGACACCTCTGTTCAATGTGATCTCGCCTTGGCCTTTTGATATGTGGGGTTTGGATGTCATAGGGCCAATCAACCCCAAAGCGAGCAATGGGCATAGATTCATTTTGGTGGCCATTGACTACTTCACCAAATGGGTAGAAGCCAGCTCTTATGCCCATGTAACACAGAAAGTAGTCAAGAGATTTATTGAAAAGGATTTGGTCTGTCGTTATGGTCTGCTGGCAAGATTGGTAACCGACAACGCCCAGAACTTTAATGGGAAGCTGATTGACGAATTGTGCACCAAATGGAAGATTAAGCACCTCAACTCTTCCCCTTAtagaccaaagatgaatggGGCAGTCGAAGCAGCTAACAAGAATCTCAAGAAGATTATCCAGAAAATGGTGATCACCTAcaaagattggcatgagatgctCCCATATGCACTTCATGCGTACCGTACCACTGTTAGAACTTCGACAAATGCCACCCCATACTCTTTAGTGTATGGAATGGAGGCGGTTGTGCCCTTGGAAATAGAAATCCCATCACTACGGATCCTGAAGGATGCAGGACTGGACGAATCAGAATGGGCAAGGTCAAGATTTGAGCAGCTAAACTTGATCGATGAGAGAAGACTAGCAGCTATTTGCCATCACCAGTTATACCAAAGCAGGATAGCCAAAGCTTACAACAAGAAGGTCAAACCAAGGGTGTTCGAGGAAGGAGATCTGGTGTTAAGGAAGATCTCACTAGCGTCAGGAGAAGATCAAAGTAAGTGGGCACCAAACTACGAAGGGCCATATGTGGTGAAAAAGGCCTTTTCTGGAGGGGCTTTAATTCTGACCAATATGGATGGAAGGGATCTACCAAGGCCTGTAAACTCAGATGTTGTAAAGAAGTACTATGCCTGA